The DNA window CGGCGCCCAGGCCGTGGGCGACCCCAACCCAAATGCCGGGAGTTTCTATCGCTCGGACCAGGTCAACTTCGCCAAGGCGGGAATCCCAGCGCTCTACCTGCAGCGGGGCAAGGACTTCGTGACACCACCCGGCTTCGATCCAGACGAGTTGCGGCTAGCCAACTACCACCAGGTCACGGACGAGATCCTCCCCGAGTGGGATCTCGAGGGAATCACCCGAGACATGAGGATCCTCTTCGAGACCGCGACCCGCGCCGCGAACGCCGACGACCAACCGCGCTGGATCGAGGGCCACGAGTTCGAGGAGGAGTGGAAGGCGCTCTACGGGCGGTAGGAGCGGGCCTCCGAGCGGCTCGAACGCTTTGATTCTGACCCTCTACACCTTTCGATAGATCTGCGGGCGATAGGCGGGCTCGGGAATGGGCGGTCCGGCGTCTCAGTCAGGAACCGCCCAATAGGACTCGCCTTTCATCACGGGAGCTCGACTACTCCTGCTCGACCCAGGAGTTGATCCGGATGCTCTCGGTCAGGTGGTCATTCCACAGGAAGCCGTCGTTCCACAGGAAGCCGTCATTCCACAGGAAGCCGTCGGCCCAGACCCGGCCGTCGTCCCAGCTCATACCCTCACCCGAGATCACGCCGTCGTTCCACAGGAAGCCATCGTTCCACAGGAAGCCGCCGTCGTTCCAAAGGAAACCACCGTCGTTCCAGAGGAAGCCATCGTTCCAGAGAAAGCCGCCATCGTTCCAGAGAAAGCCGCCGTCGTTCCAGAGGAAGCCGTCTCCTTCGAGACCCATCAGAGAGTAACTGCCGTCGGCATTGCGGATAGCTCGCCCCCCGAAGTGCGCTCGACCAGCGAGATCGGCCTCGACATCGAGCCCCCCGTTCGCGCAGTCGGAAGCCACACTGTGCACCGAGTTCCAGACGTCGATCAGCCCGGCTCCCTGCTGGAACACGCTGTAGGCGAGCGTGCCGTCAACCTTTATCGCCGGGCGTCCCGAGCTCATCAGACGGCACTTGATCTCGTCCGGCGTCGCCGTCGGATCGGTTTCGAGCAGCAGGGCCACCGCGCCACTGACAACGGCCGCGGCTTGAGACGTGCCCGACATATAGAAGTAGTTGCCGAAGACCCACTCGGGATGCTGACTGGGTAGCAGGCTGTTGACGTCGACGACGCCCAGCATGTGCCCACCGGGAGCTATCACCTCGGGCTTTACGAAGCCCTCTACGGTCGGCCCGGTCGATGAGAAGGTCGCCAGGAAGTCGTCCGTGTCATTGTCGATGGTCGCGCCGTCGGACATCGCGCCCACGGTGATGACGTAGGGCACGTTGCCCGGCACACCGATGGTCATCGCGCCAGGGCCACGGTTGCCCGCCGAGGCGACCACGACGACTCCGGCTTTCCACAGAGCCATTACCGCCTGGTTCAGCGGATCGTCCCAGTAGTACGAGCTGGGCTCGGCACTGAAAGACATGTTCACGACCCCGATGTTGTAGATGTCCTTCTTCTTCAAGATCCAGTCGAGACCGCGGATGACGTTGGCGTAAGAGCCGCGCCCGCTGTCGTCGAATGCCTTGATCGCCACGAAGCCGGCATCGGGCGCGATGCCGTTGAAGCGGCCACCCACCGATTGGCTATCCAACGCCACGCTCGCGACATGCGACCCGTGACCGTGGCCATCACCACCGAAATGGGTCTGATCTCGTATCGCGTCGTAGCGGACGCCGAGACGCGATTTGCCGCTCGAATCCTCGACGAGCGTCTTCCAAGACCAGAGC is part of the bacterium genome and encodes:
- a CDS encoding S8 family serine peptidase → LYDFSDGAGISVSDLAAGTPVDLAIEDPDRVSWSGGGLNLEQATRVSNTVDAVKVFDSCSSSNELTVEAWITPGALSQGGPARIVSLSNDPYNRNFSLLQDGDRYQFRLRTTTNGSNGTRVRLYSARSSVEATLQQLVVTRDAFGSASFYLDGVLVDSETIDGSFDNWNANYGLALGNEFSTGSTTTSRDWVGRYSLVAVYCEALSAEQVELEYQAGPEVVDPYASEGVWYVADGFEAVSFSNNDGSRRWKGDWKEIGELDGAGAGDVYVSAYSAGQGLRIAGADKGLRRRVNLESVGYAFLVFDYQLDNLDGATDGLSVQVSGDGGDTWIEAHNLVGTQFLDTSFFIYDISSYANHNTEIRFVTSSEFGFGASVVLDGVEVWGIHTHESANEAALDAAPYSDFPALVSADRLHEQGVLGAGVSIAVVDTGLWSWKTLVEDSSGKSRLGVRYDAIRDQTHFGGDGHGHGSHVASVALDSQSVGGRFNGIAPDAGFVAIKAFDDSGRGSYANVIRGLDWILKKKDIYNIGVVNMSFSAEPSSYYWDDPLNQAVMALWKAGVVVVASAGNRGPGAMTIGVPGNVPYVITVGAMSDGATIDNDTDDFLATFSSTGPTVEGFVKPEVIAPGGHMLGVVDVNSLLPSQHPEWVFGNYFYMSGTSQAAAVVSGAVALLLETDPTATPDEIKCRLMSSGRPAIKVDGTLAYSVFQQGAGLIDVWNSVHSVASDCANGGLDVEADLAGRAHFGGRAIRNADGSYSLMGLEGDGFLWNDGGFLWNDGGFLWNDGFLWNDGGFLWNDGGFLWNDGFLWNDGVISGEGMSWDDGRVWADGFLWNDGFLWNDGFLWNDHLTESIRINSWVEQE